A single Methylobacterium sp. 17Sr1-1 DNA region contains:
- the flgH gene encoding flagellar basal body L-ring protein FlgH: MTVTRLALLCLSGALLAGCNTADRLTNIGATPVLSAIDDPTAQPGYRPVRLPMPDVQPVSYASNSLWRTGSRAFFKDQRAAKVGDLVTVKINVTDKANLNNETKRSRSNSESFGMPNAFGLETKTKLLAGIDPAKMLTTDSTTSNDGAGSVQRAETVTTNVAAIVTQVLPNGNLVLEGRQEIRINFEVRELIVGGVVRPEDIESDNTIDSSKIAQARIAYGGRGQITDVQQPRYGQQFLDIVLPF; the protein is encoded by the coding sequence ATGACCGTGACCCGCCTCGCCCTCCTCTGCCTGTCGGGCGCGCTGCTCGCCGGCTGCAACACCGCCGACCGGCTCACGAATATCGGCGCGACGCCGGTGCTCTCGGCGATCGACGATCCGACCGCGCAACCGGGCTACCGCCCGGTGCGGCTGCCGATGCCGGACGTGCAGCCGGTCTCCTACGCCTCGAACTCGCTGTGGCGCACCGGCTCGCGCGCCTTCTTCAAGGACCAGCGCGCCGCCAAGGTCGGCGACCTCGTCACGGTGAAGATCAACGTCACCGACAAGGCGAACCTGAACAACGAGACCAAGCGCTCGCGCTCGAACAGCGAATCGTTCGGGATGCCCAACGCCTTCGGCCTCGAGACCAAGACCAAGCTGCTGGCCGGCATCGATCCGGCGAAGATGCTGACGACCGACTCCACCACCTCGAACGACGGCGCCGGCTCGGTGCAGCGCGCCGAGACGGTGACCACCAACGTGGCGGCGATCGTCACGCAGGTGCTGCCGAACGGCAACCTGGTGCTGGAAGGCCGCCAGGAGATCCGCATCAACTTCGAGGTGCGCGAACTGATCGTCGGCGGCGTGGTGCGGCCGGAGGACATTGAGTCCGACAACACGATCGATTCGAGCAAGATCGCCCAGGCCCGCATCGCCTATGGCGGCCGCGGCCAGATCACCGACGTGCAGCAGCCGCGCTACGGCCAGCAGTTCCTGGACATCGTGCTGCCGTTCTGA
- the flgF gene encoding flagellar basal-body rod protein FlgF — protein MQNAQLIGLSSQMALGRELEVIANNMANVTTTGFKARSTRFQEYLMPKASAETFQRPDRKVSYVIDAATPLDLQQGPIEPTGNPLNAAIRGEAFFAVQTPQGERYTRNGAFEMNAQGQIVTSDGYAVLGDGGPIQIGQQETGLAIGPDGTVSTNQGTRGKLRLVTFADPQALTNAGANLYASNTPAQPAGPQGRIEPGALERSNVRPVLAMTRMLEVSRVYQLVSDTVSRLDSMRGQAIQRLADVGNA, from the coding sequence GTGCAGAATGCTCAGTTGATCGGGCTCTCGTCCCAGATGGCCCTCGGGCGCGAGCTCGAGGTCATCGCCAACAACATGGCCAACGTCACCACGACGGGCTTCAAGGCGCGCTCGACGCGCTTCCAGGAATACCTGATGCCGAAGGCGAGCGCGGAGACCTTCCAGCGCCCCGACCGCAAGGTGTCCTACGTCATCGACGCGGCGACGCCCCTCGACCTGCAGCAGGGGCCGATCGAGCCGACCGGCAACCCGCTCAACGCGGCGATCCGCGGCGAGGCGTTCTTCGCGGTGCAGACGCCGCAGGGCGAGCGCTACACCCGCAACGGCGCCTTCGAGATGAACGCGCAGGGACAGATCGTGACGAGCGACGGCTACGCCGTGCTCGGCGACGGCGGTCCGATCCAGATCGGCCAGCAGGAGACCGGGCTCGCGATCGGGCCGGACGGCACGGTCTCGACCAACCAGGGCACCCGCGGAAAGCTGCGTCTCGTCACCTTCGCGGATCCGCAAGCGCTGACGAATGCCGGCGCCAACCTCTACGCGTCGAACACGCCCGCCCAACCGGCCGGCCCCCAGGGTCGGATCGAGCCCGGCGCGCTCGAGCGCTCCAACGTCCGCCCGGTGCTGGCGATGACCCGGATGCTGGAGGTGAGCCGGGTCTACCAGCTCGTCTCCGACACCGTCTCGCGGCTCGATTCGATGCGCGGCCAGGCGATCCAGCGCCTCGCCGACGTCGGCAACGCGTAA
- a CDS encoding MBOAT family O-acyltransferase, translating into MLFNSFPFLLGFLPVALILHAVVALHRPGWRLPLLVVLSLVFYGWWDPRFVPLLVASIGLNWLVARWFAKSRAALLIPLAIAANLAVLALFKYAGFLAGLAALLPGLHDLARPSLALPLGISFFTFHHVMYLTDLRAGRAPQIDLTRYALYIAFFPQVLAGPLVRWSEILHQFDEKPYARPDAAERIGRGLMLLCIGLAKKVFLGDPLAAYANPVFEAASAGKVVSVAEAWQGTLAFTFQIYFDFSGYTDMALGLALLFGIVLPQNFDVPYRATSLREFWRRWHMTLSRFLRDYLYIPFGGNRRGVSVQIAALFATMTLGGLWHGAGLTFVAWGAAHGAGLAAGTLWRRAGLPMPALLGWALTFAFVALTWVLFRATSFEAAVAVFKGLFGLAPVGHGFKWRAFVPAALVALVGPTAWAAVHRLPPRPALALAFAVLLVAVLLRIGDDANYEFIYFQF; encoded by the coding sequence ATGCTGTTCAACTCCTTCCCGTTCCTCCTCGGCTTCCTGCCGGTCGCGCTCATCCTCCACGCCGTCGTGGCCCTGCACCGGCCGGGCTGGCGGCTGCCGCTGCTGGTCGTCCTGTCGCTCGTGTTCTACGGCTGGTGGGACCCGCGCTTCGTGCCCCTGCTGGTGGCCTCGATCGGGCTGAACTGGCTCGTCGCGCGCTGGTTTGCGAAGAGTCGCGCCGCCCTGCTGATCCCGCTCGCCATCGCGGCGAACCTCGCGGTGCTGGCCCTGTTCAAGTATGCGGGGTTCCTCGCCGGCCTCGCGGCGCTCCTGCCGGGGCTGCACGATTTAGCCCGGCCGAGCCTCGCCCTGCCGCTCGGCATCTCGTTCTTCACCTTCCATCACGTGATGTACCTGACCGACCTGCGCGCCGGCCGGGCGCCGCAGATAGATCTGACGCGCTACGCCCTCTACATCGCGTTCTTCCCGCAGGTGCTCGCCGGGCCGCTGGTGCGCTGGAGCGAGATCCTCCACCAGTTCGACGAGAAGCCCTATGCCCGCCCCGACGCCGCCGAGCGGATCGGGCGCGGGCTGATGCTGCTCTGCATCGGCCTCGCCAAGAAGGTCTTCCTCGGCGATCCGCTCGCCGCCTACGCCAACCCGGTCTTCGAGGCGGCCAGCGCCGGCAAGGTCGTGAGCGTGGCGGAGGCCTGGCAGGGCACGCTCGCCTTCACGTTCCAGATCTACTTCGATTTCTCCGGCTACACCGACATGGCGCTGGGTCTCGCGCTGCTGTTCGGGATCGTGCTGCCGCAGAACTTCGACGTGCCCTACCGCGCCACCTCCCTGCGGGAATTCTGGCGGCGCTGGCACATGACCCTGTCGCGCTTCCTGCGCGACTACCTCTACATCCCGTTCGGCGGCAACCGCCGGGGGGTTTCCGTCCAGATCGCCGCGCTGTTCGCCACGATGACGCTCGGCGGCCTGTGGCACGGCGCCGGCCTCACCTTCGTCGCCTGGGGGGCGGCGCACGGCGCCGGCCTCGCGGCCGGCACCCTGTGGCGCCGGGCCGGGTTGCCGATGCCGGCGCTGCTCGGCTGGGCCCTCACCTTCGCCTTCGTGGCGCTGACCTGGGTGCTGTTTCGCGCCACCAGCTTCGAGGCGGCGGTCGCGGTGTTCAAGGGGCTGTTCGGCCTCGCACCGGTCGGCCACGGCTTCAAGTGGCGCGCCTTCGTGCCCGCCGCCCTGGTGGCGCTCGTCGGGCCGACCGCCTGGGCGGCGGTCCACCGGCTGCCGCCGCGGCCGGCCCTGGCCCTCGCCTTCGCGGTGCTCCTCGTGGCGGTGCTGCTGCGCATCGGCGACGACGCCAATTACGAGTTCATCTACTTCCAGTTCTGA
- the flgG gene encoding flagellar basal-body rod protein FlgG, with amino-acid sequence MRALYAAATGMAAQELNVQVISNNIANLRTTGYKRQQAHFQDLLYQNLRRAGTATSDQNNQLPAGLALGSGVKTTSTARVMSQGTLTSTEKTYDIAVRGEGFFQVTMPDGRTSYTRDGSFDLDAQGQIVTREGYLMNPNITVPNNATGVTISASGIVQAQIPGQTAPQNLGQIQMARFVNKVGLESIGDNLFVETLASGPPITGNPGTDGFGNLQQSYLEEANVNAVSEISSLIAAQRAYEMNSKVVTAADQMLSTTSQMFRG; translated from the coding sequence ATGCGCGCGCTCTACGCCGCCGCCACCGGCATGGCGGCCCAGGAACTCAACGTCCAGGTCATCTCGAACAACATCGCGAACCTGCGCACCACCGGCTACAAGCGCCAGCAGGCGCATTTCCAGGATCTGCTCTACCAGAACCTGCGCCGGGCCGGCACCGCGACCTCGGACCAGAACAACCAGCTGCCGGCGGGCCTCGCCCTCGGCTCGGGCGTGAAGACCACCTCGACCGCCCGGGTGATGTCGCAGGGCACCCTCACCTCGACCGAGAAGACCTACGACATCGCGGTGCGCGGCGAGGGCTTCTTCCAGGTCACGATGCCGGACGGGCGCACCTCCTATACCCGCGACGGCTCGTTCGACCTCGATGCGCAGGGGCAGATCGTCACCCGCGAGGGCTACCTGATGAACCCGAACATCACGGTGCCGAACAACGCCACCGGCGTGACGATCAGCGCCTCGGGCATCGTGCAGGCGCAGATCCCGGGCCAGACCGCGCCGCAGAATCTCGGCCAGATCCAGATGGCCCGGTTCGTCAACAAGGTCGGCCTGGAATCGATCGGCGACAACCTGTTCGTCGAGACCCTGGCCTCCGGCCCGCCGATCACCGGCAATCCCGGCACCGACGGGTTCGGCAACCTGCAGCAGAGCTACCTCGAAGAGGCCAACGTCAACGCGGTCTCGGAGATTTCTTCCCTGATCGCCGCGCAGCGCGCCTACGAGATGAACTCGAAGGTCGTGACCGCCGCCGACCAGATGCTCTCCACCACCTCGCAGATGTTCCGCGGATGA
- the dksA gene encoding RNA polymerase-binding protein DksA: MAKIVIEEGYAPNDAEPFMNERQREYFRRKLQGWKQDILREAQDTLVALQSENENHPDLTDRASSETDRAIELRARDRQRKLIAKIDAALSRIEDGSYGYCEETGEPISLKRLEARPIATLSLEAQERHERRERVYRDD; the protein is encoded by the coding sequence ATGGCGAAGATCGTGATCGAGGAGGGTTATGCCCCCAATGACGCCGAGCCCTTCATGAACGAGCGTCAGCGGGAGTATTTCCGGCGCAAGCTCCAAGGTTGGAAACAAGACATTCTGCGCGAGGCCCAGGACACCCTGGTGGCGCTGCAGAGCGAGAACGAGAATCACCCCGACCTGACCGACCGCGCTTCGTCGGAGACCGACCGGGCGATCGAGCTCAGGGCGCGGGACCGGCAGCGTAAGCTGATCGCCAAGATCGACGCCGCCCTGTCCCGGATCGAGGACGGCTCCTACGGCTATTGCGAGGAGACCGGCGAGCCGATCTCGCTCAAGCGCCTGGAGGCGAGGCCGATCGCGACCTTGTCGCTGGAGGCCCAGGAGCGCCACGAGCGCCGGGAGCGGGTGTACCGGGACGATTGA
- a CDS encoding porin, producing the protein MRTTSMILAAVALFAASLAALPAHALDVRDLPIARAPEACPHEGPGFTRVVPGGPCMRISGRVRAEAGTPVQARPGAGLDGAARGVVSASGRVAIDTRTQTEYGPARAYIRLGTGH; encoded by the coding sequence ATGCGCACGACATCGATGATCCTCGCGGCCGTCGCCTTGTTCGCGGCTTCCCTGGCGGCCCTGCCGGCCCACGCGCTCGACGTGCGCGACCTCCCCATCGCCAGGGCGCCCGAGGCCTGTCCGCACGAGGGGCCCGGCTTCACCCGGGTCGTCCCCGGCGGTCCGTGCATGCGGATCAGCGGCCGGGTGCGGGCCGAGGCCGGGACGCCGGTTCAGGCCCGCCCCGGCGCGGGGCTCGACGGGGCGGCGCGCGGCGTGGTCAGCGCCTCCGGCCGGGTCGCGATCGATACCCGGACGCAGACCGAGTACGGCCCGGCCCGGGCCTATATCCGCCTCGGCACCGGCCACTGA
- the fliM gene encoding flagellar motor switch protein FliM, which produces MAGPDDNDDDWAAALMEQGGGGDASLAEEWGAALAEQGTTAQSSDMAAEWANMIDEGESENLPELAGNDRILNQEEIDQVLGFSLRELSASGAGGIRAIVDSGVVSYERLPMLEIVFDRMIRLLSTSLRNFFQDNVEVTLDNITSVRFGDYLNAIPLPTLLGVFRADAWENSGIVTVESNLAYSTLDLLLGGKRGGSSIRLDGRPFTPIEMQLVRRMVEIILTDLEASFQPLSPVRFLIDRIETNPRFATITRPANAAILIDLKLDMEGRGGLLQILFPYAAIEPIRDLLLQSFMGEKLGRDHIWESHLATEIFQADVAVEAVLHEMSLPLRRVLSLEVGDTIMFDAKPADLITLRCGDWGMTQGRIGRLEDSIAVQVTRPLRRARTTLAAFEASMQNRNDG; this is translated from the coding sequence GTGGCCGGACCTGACGATAACGACGACGACTGGGCCGCGGCCCTGATGGAGCAGGGCGGGGGCGGCGACGCCTCGCTCGCGGAGGAGTGGGGCGCGGCTCTGGCCGAGCAGGGGACCACCGCGCAATCGAGCGACATGGCGGCCGAATGGGCCAACATGATCGACGAGGGCGAGTCGGAGAACCTGCCCGAACTCGCCGGCAACGACCGCATCCTGAACCAGGAGGAGATCGACCAGGTCCTCGGCTTCTCGCTGCGGGAGCTCTCGGCCTCGGGCGCGGGCGGCATCCGGGCCATCGTCGATTCGGGCGTCGTCTCGTACGAACGCCTGCCGATGCTCGAGATCGTCTTCGACCGGATGATCCGGTTGCTGTCGACGAGCTTGCGCAACTTCTTCCAGGACAACGTCGAGGTCACGCTCGACAACATCACGTCGGTGCGCTTCGGCGACTACCTGAACGCGATCCCGCTGCCGACCCTGCTCGGCGTGTTCCGGGCCGATGCCTGGGAGAATTCGGGCATCGTGACGGTGGAGTCGAACCTCGCCTACTCGACCCTCGACCTGCTGCTCGGCGGCAAGCGCGGCGGCTCGAGCATCCGCCTTGACGGGCGGCCGTTCACGCCGATCGAGATGCAGCTGGTGCGGCGGATGGTCGAGATCATCCTGACCGACCTCGAGGCGTCGTTCCAGCCGCTCTCGCCGGTGCGCTTCCTCATCGACCGGATCGAGACCAACCCGCGCTTCGCCACCATCACCCGGCCGGCCAACGCCGCGATCCTGATCGACCTCAAGCTCGACATGGAGGGCCGCGGCGGCCTGCTCCAGATCCTCTTCCCCTACGCGGCGATCGAGCCGATCCGCGACCTGCTCCTGCAGAGCTTCATGGGCGAGAAGCTCGGCCGCGACCACATCTGGGAGAGCCACCTCGCCACCGAGATCTTCCAGGCCGACGTCGCGGTCGAGGCGGTGCTGCACGAGATGTCGCTGCCGCTGCGCCGGGTGCTGTCGCTGGAGGTCGGCGACACCATCATGTTCGACGCCAAGCCCGCCGACCTCATCACCCTGCGCTGCGGCGACTGGGGAATGACGCAGGGCCGGATCGGCCGCCTCGAGGACAGCATCGCCGTGCAGGTGACCCGCCCCTTGCGCCGCGCCCGCACCACCCTCGCGGCCTTCGAGGCCTCGATGCAGAACCGCAACGACGGGTGA
- a CDS encoding LysR substrate-binding domain-containing protein, translating into MPLPPPRLRINHAAALRQAAVAGYGIILQAAVTLDTDLAAGRLCRVLPDHAPEPRPLTLVRLPDRRMTAGLRAFVDMAVAAFSDE; encoded by the coding sequence GTGCCGCTGCCGCCGCCCCGCCTGCGGATCAACCACGCGGCCGCCCTCCGGCAGGCGGCGGTCGCCGGCTACGGCATCATCCTGCAAGCCGCCGTGACGCTGGATACCGATCTCGCCGCCGGTCGCCTGTGCCGCGTGCTCCCGGACCATGCGCCGGAGCCGCGCCCGCTGACGCTCGTGCGCCTTCCCGACCGCCGTATGACGGCTGGCTTGCGGGCGTTCGTCGACATGGCGGTTGCGGCGTTCAGCGACGAGTGA
- the fliL gene encoding flagellar basal body-associated protein FliL: MAKKPKKAPAPEGEGEGEEGAVAAPKSRKKLILIGAAAVLLAAGGGGGFMVMRSRAAHAEKSAAEQKVPVAFMDIREMTMNLMPEPGQTQPRFVRLKIALEVRDAKVASEIQPLMPRVEDTFQVFVRDLRVGDFEAAGGTYRLREELLRRVNVAVYPAKVDAVLFKDFIIQ; the protein is encoded by the coding sequence ATGGCCAAGAAGCCGAAGAAGGCCCCGGCGCCGGAGGGCGAGGGGGAGGGCGAGGAGGGGGCGGTCGCCGCTCCCAAGAGCCGGAAGAAGCTGATCCTCATCGGCGCCGCGGCCGTGCTGCTGGCGGCCGGGGGCGGCGGCGGCTTCATGGTGATGCGCAGCCGCGCGGCCCATGCCGAGAAGTCGGCCGCCGAGCAGAAGGTGCCGGTCGCGTTCATGGACATCCGCGAGATGACCATGAACCTGATGCCCGAGCCCGGGCAGACCCAGCCGCGCTTCGTGCGCCTGAAGATCGCGCTGGAGGTGCGGGACGCCAAGGTGGCCTCCGAGATCCAGCCGCTGATGCCGCGGGTCGAGGACACCTTCCAGGTCTTCGTGCGCGACCTGCGCGTCGGCGACTTCGAGGCCGCCGGCGGCACCTACCGCCTGCGCGAGGAGCTGCTGCGCCGTGTCAACGTGGCGGTCTACCCCGCCAAGGTCGACGCCGTGCTCTTCAAGGACTTCATCATCCAATAA
- a CDS encoding rod-binding protein, translated as MLPLAPLAASAGMAVGQALAGAAASGLSALTGNATAPTGDKTKIQKTAKDFEAMFLEQSLDVLNRSQGTDGPLGENGTGGGVYRSMLNKEYAQSIVKSGGIGIGDQVMREMLRLQGGANG; from the coding sequence ATGCTTCCCCTCGCTCCCCTCGCGGCCTCCGCCGGAATGGCGGTCGGCCAGGCCCTCGCCGGGGCCGCCGCCTCCGGCCTGTCGGCGCTCACCGGCAACGCCACGGCGCCCACCGGCGACAAGACCAAGATCCAGAAGACCGCCAAGGACTTCGAGGCGATGTTCCTGGAGCAGAGCCTCGACGTGCTCAACCGCTCGCAGGGCACCGACGGGCCGCTCGGCGAGAACGGCACCGGCGGCGGCGTCTACCGCTCGATGCTCAACAAGGAATACGCCCAGTCGATCGTGAAGAGCGGCGGCATCGGCATCGGCGACCAGGTGATGCGCGAGATGCTGCGGCTCCAGGGGGGCGCCAATGGCTGA
- a CDS encoding zinc-binding dehydrogenase, with protein sequence MIRRRGGGSGTRWSPSGPLGGAGAAGDRHGRRCDLRSIGTTIHDSLAALRPGGRVVIFGKAGGTPPAIDPLRLMEESKGVVGGDLWTYLNGPESRQSRVDRLFSALRAGTITVPAITAFPLSQGAEAHQLLEDRSFAGKIVLIPDGGTNLV encoded by the coding sequence TTGATCCGCAGGCGGGGCGGCGGCAGCGGCACCCGATGGTCGCCGTCGGGGCCGCTGGGTGGCGCAGGTGCGGCAGGCGACCGGCACGGGCGTCGATGTGATCTACGCTCGATCGGCACGACCATCCACGACAGCCTCGCCGCGTTGCGTCCCGGCGGGAGAGTGGTGATCTTCGGCAAGGCGGGCGGGACGCCGCCCGCGATCGATCCACTGCGGCTGATGGAGGAGTCCAAGGGCGTCGTCGGTGGTGATCTGTGGACGTATCTGAACGGTCCGGAGAGCCGACAGAGCCGCGTCGACCGGCTGTTCTCCGCCCTTCGCGCAGGCACGATCACCGTCCCGGCGATCACCGCCTTTCCGCTCAGCCAAGGTGCCGAAGCGCACCAGTTGCTGGAGGATCGCAGCTTCGCGGGCAAGATCGTCCTGATCCCGGACGGCGGAACAAATCTTGTATAG
- the flgA gene encoding flagellar basal body P-ring formation chaperone FlgA: protein MIHSAPVVRAPIAREGRRALLGPGILSRTALTLLALGFLTLPVLAEGPRLALKGDITAERDVITLGDLVAGAPPALAQRALFRAPALGTSGTIQVRRIVEATAGLGLDAPESGGRLQISVQRAARRIAAPEIEGAVKAALAKVRGLDAGFVTVAFEGEPPVLTVPPDLIAAVTAQEVTYDPRSRRVSALVVVGERQASLRVAGQVVEMADVAVLTRAVNRGETLSAPDIAVERRPREGLPADSAADAAAFIGQVAQKSLGAGTALRAGELNRPDLVARGEAVTIVYETPGVALALRGQAREGGPLGAVIGVINPVSKKVIQATVIGPGRVTVAPIVPVAAAAPAAPARLASARP, encoded by the coding sequence ATGATCCACTCAGCGCCCGTCGTCCGCGCTCCGATCGCCCGCGAGGGCCGCCGCGCCCTGCTCGGGCCCGGCATCCTCTCGCGCACCGCGCTCACGCTGCTCGCGCTCGGCTTCCTCACCCTGCCGGTGCTGGCCGAGGGGCCGCGCCTCGCGCTCAAGGGCGACATCACCGCCGAGCGCGACGTGATCACGCTGGGCGACCTCGTCGCCGGGGCGCCTCCCGCGCTCGCCCAGCGGGCTCTGTTCCGGGCGCCGGCGCTCGGCACCTCGGGCACGATCCAGGTCCGGCGCATCGTCGAGGCGACGGCCGGGCTCGGGCTCGACGCGCCGGAGAGCGGCGGCCGGCTCCAGATCTCGGTCCAGCGCGCGGCCCGCCGCATCGCCGCCCCGGAGATCGAGGGCGCCGTGAAGGCGGCGCTCGCGAAGGTCCGCGGCCTCGATGCCGGCTTCGTCACGGTCGCCTTCGAGGGCGAGCCGCCGGTGCTCACCGTGCCGCCGGACCTGATCGCGGCGGTGACCGCGCAGGAAGTCACCTACGATCCGCGCAGCCGCCGGGTCTCCGCCCTGGTGGTGGTGGGCGAGCGCCAGGCCTCGCTGCGGGTCGCCGGCCAGGTGGTCGAGATGGCCGACGTCGCGGTGCTGACCCGGGCGGTCAACCGGGGCGAGACGCTGTCGGCCCCCGACATCGCGGTCGAGCGCCGCCCGCGCGAGGGCCTGCCGGCCGACAGCGCGGCGGATGCCGCCGCCTTCATCGGCCAGGTGGCGCAGAAGTCGCTCGGCGCCGGCACGGCTTTGCGCGCCGGCGAGCTGAACCGGCCCGACCTCGTCGCCCGCGGCGAGGCCGTCACCATCGTGTACGAGACCCCGGGCGTGGCCCTGGCGTTGCGCGGTCAGGCCCGCGAGGGCGGTCCCCTCGGGGCGGTGATCGGGGTGATCAACCCGGTCTCCAAGAAGGTGATCCAGGCCACCGTGATCGGCCCCGGCCGCGTCACCGTGGCGCCGATCGTGCCCGTGGCGGCGGCGGCCCCGGCCGCCCCGGCCCGGCTCGCCTCGGCCCGGCCGTGA
- a CDS encoding DUF6468 domain-containing protein, producing the protein MSLIVSILADLLVAVLLVACIATSVSLGRRITRLKGDETAMRQTIGDLMVATESAERAILGLRTTLAECDRTLAERLRLAERTNADLAAQLQAGDEVLSRIGRIVAQARAAVPGEAAPQPAFAQAAQPAFAPAAFAQPAFAQAPVAPPAEAAPAYAAPAAPVPPPAPEPRPVSTGERLGAAAAAARALSERALSRLQAQAA; encoded by the coding sequence GTGAGCCTGATCGTCAGCATCCTGGCCGACCTGCTGGTGGCGGTCCTCCTCGTCGCCTGCATCGCCACCTCGGTCAGCCTCGGCCGCCGCATCACCCGCCTCAAGGGCGACGAGACGGCGATGCGCCAGACCATCGGCGACCTGATGGTGGCGACCGAATCCGCCGAGCGGGCGATCCTCGGCCTGCGCACCACGCTGGCCGAGTGCGACCGCACCCTCGCCGAGCGCCTGCGCTTGGCCGAGCGCACCAATGCCGACCTCGCCGCCCAGCTCCAGGCCGGCGACGAGGTGCTCTCGCGCATCGGCCGCATCGTCGCCCAGGCCCGGGCGGCGGTGCCCGGGGAGGCGGCGCCCCAGCCCGCCTTCGCGCAGGCCGCCCAGCCCGCTTTCGCACCGGCCGCCTTCGCCCAGCCCGCCTTCGCGCAAGCGCCCGTCGCGCCGCCGGCCGAGGCCGCGCCGGCCTACGCCGCGCCGGCGGCCCCCGTCCCGCCGCCCGCGCCCGAGCCGCGGCCGGTCTCCACCGGCGAGCGCCTCGGCGCCGCCGCCGCCGCCGCCCGCGCCCTCAGCGAGCGGGCCCTGAGCCGCCTGCAGGCCCAGGCCGCATGA